The Tachyglossus aculeatus isolate mTacAcu1 chromosome 4, mTacAcu1.pri, whole genome shotgun sequence genome contains a region encoding:
- the LRRC8B gene encoding volume-regulated anion channel subunit LRRC8B: MITLTELKYLADAQSSYQILKPWWDVFWYYITLIMLLVAVLAGALQLTQSRVLCCLPCKVELDNHCAVPWDLPQAGPNASSVPAIARPFRIQTDLHRQQYSYIDAVCYEKQLHWFAKFFPYLVLLHTLIFAACSNFWLHYPSTSSRLEHFVAILHKCFDSPWTTRALSETVAEQSGRPPAFAKSKVLLSSSGSSADTEAGKQSVSYGQPGLEPSGLEGATSSVLDKKEGEQAKAIFEKVKRFRTHVEQKDIIYCVYMKQIVVKVILFILIITYVPYFLTYITLEIDCAVDVQAFTGYKRYQCVYSLAEIFKVLASFYVILVILYGLTSSYSLWWMLRSSLKQYSFEALREKSNYSDIPDVKNDFAFILHLADQYDPLYSKRFSIFLSEVSENKLKQINLNNEWTVEKLKSRLVKNAQDKTELHLFMLSGLPDNVFELTEIDVLSLELIPEVKLPATVSQLVNLKELHLYHSSLVVDHPALDFLEENLKILRLKFTDLAKIPRWVFHLRNLRELYLSGCLLPENLSSLQSDGFQELKNLRTLYLKSCLSRIPQAVTDLLPSLQKLSLDNEGNKLVVLNNLKKLMNLKSLELINCDLERIPHSIFSLNNLHEIDLKENNLKTVEEIISFQHLQHLSCLKLWHNNIAYIPAQVGSLSNLEQLFLSHNNIENLPLQLFLCTKLYHLDLSSNNLTFIPEEIQYLSNLQYFAVTNNNIEMLPDGLFQCKKLQYLLLGKNSLMSLSPRVGELSNLVQLELIGNHLETLPAELEGCQALKRSCLTVEENLLNTLPPPVTERLQTCLDKC; the protein is encoded by the exons ATGATTACGCTAACGGAACTGAAATACTTGGCCGACGCCCAGTCCTCCTACCAAATACTGAAACCATGGTGGGACGTCTTCTGGTACTACATCACCCTGATCATGTTACTGGTGGCCGTGCTGGCCGGGGCCCTCCAGCTGACGCAAAGCAGAGTCCTCTGCTGTCTTCCTTGTAAAGTGGAGTTGGACAATCACTGCGCAGTGCCTTGGGATCTGCCGCAAGCGGGCCCGAACGCGTCCTCCGTTCCCGCGATCGCGCGGCCCTTCCGGATCCAGACCGACCTGCACCGCCAGCAGTATTCCTACATCGACGCCGTCTGCTACGAGAAACAGCTCCACTGGTTCGCCAAGTTCTTCCCCTACCTCGTGCTCCTGCACACACTCATCTTCGCCGCCTGCAGTAACTTCTGGCTCCACTACCCCAGCACCAGCTCCAGGCTGGAGCACTTCGTCGCCATCCTGCACAAGTGCTTCGACTCCCCGTGGACCACCCGGGCCCTGTCGGAGACGGTGGCGGAGCAGTCCGGGAGACCCCCGGCCTTCGCCAAGTCCAAGGTCCTGCTCTCGTCCTCGGGGAGCTCGGCGGACACCGAGGCCGGTAAGCAGTCGGTCTCCTACGGCCAGCCGGGCCTGGAGCCGTCGGGCCTCGAGGGCGCGACCTCCAGCGTCTTGGACaaaaaggaaggggaacaggCCAAGGCCATATTCGAAAAGGTGAAGAGATTCAGGACGCACGTGGAGCAGAAGGACATCATCTACTGCGTGTATATGAAGCAGATCGTGGTCAAAGTCATTCTTTTCATCCTGATCATCACTTACGTCCCCTATTTCCTCACCTACATCACCCTGGAGATCGACTGTGCGGTCGACGTCCAGGCCTTTACGGGGTACAAGCGTTACCAGTGCGTCTATTCCCTAGCGGAGATCTTCAAGGTCCTAGCCTCGTTCTACGTCATCTTGGTCATCCTCTACGGCCTCACCTCATCTTACAGTTTGTGGTGGATGTTGAGGAGCTCCCTGAAGCAGTATTCCTTCGAGGCACTGAGAGAGAAAAGCAACTACAGCGACATCCCCGACGTCAAGAACGACTTCGCGTTCATCCTCCACCTCGCGGACCAGTACGACCCCCTGTACTCCAAACGCTTCTCCATATTCCTGTCAGAGGTGAGCGAGAACAAGCTCAAGCAAATCAACCTCAACAACGAATGGACGGTGGAGAAGCTGAAGAGCAGGCTGGTGAAGAACGCCCAGGACAAGACGGAATTACACCTTTTTATGTTAAGCGGCCTGCCGGACAACGTCTTCGAGCTGACCGAAATAGACGTGCTTAGCCTGGAGCTGATTCCCGAGGTCAAGCTGCCCGCCACCGTGTCTCAGCTGGTCAATCTCAAAGAGTTGCACCTCTACCATTCCTCACTGGTGGTGGACCACCCGGCCctggacttcctggaggaaaattTGAAAATCCTGCGCCTGAAATTTACCGACCTGGCCAAAATCCCCCGGTGGGTGTTTCACCTGAGGAACCTCAGGGAGCTCTATTTGTCCGGCTGCCTCCTCCCCGAGAACCTGAGTTCTTTGCAGAGCGACGGCTTTCAGGAGCTAAAGAACCTCAGGACGCTGTACTTGAAGAGCTGCCTCTCCCGGATACCTCAGGCTGTCACGGACCTGCTGCCTTCTCTGCAGAAGCTGTCTCTTGATAACGAGGGCAACAAGCTGGTGGTTCTGAACAACCTGAAAAAACTGATGAACCTGAAAAGCCTGGAACTGATCAACTGTGACCTGGAGCGGATTCCGCACTCCATTTTCAGCCTGAACAATTTGCATGAAATAGACCTGAAGGAAAACAACCTCAAAACGGTGGAGGAGATCATTAGCTTTCAGCATCTGCAGCACCTCTCTTGCTTGAAGCTGTGGCACAACAACATCGCCTATATTCCCGCCCAGGTGGGCTCCCTCTCCAACCTGGAACAGCTCTTCCTAAGCCATAACAATATCGAGAATTTGCCCTTGCAGCTTTTCTTGTGCACTAAGCTCTATCATTTGGATCTCAGCTCAAATAACCTAACCTTTATTCCGGAGGAAATCCAATATTTGAGTAACCTCCAGTACTTTGCTGTGACAAACAATAAT ATCGAGATGCTACCCGACGGATTGTTTCAGTGCAAGAAGCTGCAGTATTTACTTCTGGGGAAGAACAGTTTGATGAGCTTGTCTCCTCGCGTGGGTGAACTGTCGAACCTCGTTCAGCTGGAGCTCATTGGAAACCACCTAGAAACACTCCCAGCCGAGCTAGAAGGATGTCAGGCTCTGAAGCGCAGCTGTCTGACCGTAGAAGAGAACCTGCTGAATACACTTCCTCCCCCGGTGACGGAACGTTTGCAGACATGCTTAGATAAATGTTGA